GGGGGCGTGTTCCCTCCTCGGCCGGTCCCCGGAGGCAATCAGGAACCTGCCGGGAGCTCAAGCGGCGGCGGCTTCCGCTCATGCTCGATCCTGCATCGCGCCGCTTGACCTCCCGGCAGAACCCTGATCGGGCTTCGCCTGCCCGACCGAGGAGAGAACCCACCCCCTGAGGGTCCGGTGCGAGCTGCGCTCGGGCCGAGTCTCGGCGCGTGGCCCGGCCACGCTCGGTGCGGAAGGATCCTGCATCACCCTGATCCGACCATCGCGGCAGAATCCCACAGGCCGGCCGCGCTCGATCCGAAAGGATCCTGCATCGCCGCGATCCGGTGCCAACCCGATCCTCGATTCGCGCGGAGGTCGGTGCTCCGGTCGTACCTGCCGTCGAATTCTGCATCGCCCCGATCGGCTCCACCCGGTGCTCACGCACTGCACAGGATCGCGCGGCCCGGCCGCACCCCGAGGGGAAATCCTGCACCGTCTTCGGCCACACCCCCGATGCCATCTGACCAGCCACCCCGTCCACCCTCCCGTCACAAGCCCCGACAACCCCCGTACTCCTCCATACTAGACGCCACCACCGACAAAAGCCGCGTATCCAGCCTTTGCCGGAAAAGAAAAATATTGGAGATTCCGGGCACTCGGGCGCGCTCCCCGGCGTTGAAGAAGTAGAGAAGAAGACGGCGGCCCAGAACGGCAATGCAAGATTCTTCCGCATCGAGCGCGACCGGGCCACCGGACAGGACCCGGCCCGAGCGCAGCTCACACCGCTCCCCCAGGGGGTGGGCTCTCTCCTCGGTCGGGCAGGCGAAGCCCGATCAGGGTTCTGCCGGGAGGTCAAGCGGCGCGATGCAAGATCCAGCATCAACGGAAACCACCGCCGCTTGACCTCCCGGCAGGTTCCTGATTGCCTCCGGGGACCGACCGAGGAGAGAGCACGCCCCCGGCACCCGACCACCCCGAACCTCAGCCCGCCCCGCCCCGCCAGCACCCACGCGACCCCGGCATTCTCTCCGAGGGAAGGGCCCGCGCCGGAGGCGAAAGCCTGAAACCCCAGCCCACCCGCCCACGCAACGGGTGGACGGGTGGAAGCAAACCCGGGCGAAGCGAAGCGGCCGCCCGCACCATGATGACCACCCAGCCGATCATCAACTCGCTGTAGAGCCGGGCCTCCCGGTATTTCACGGCACGCATGGGCTGTGCGAGGGCGGTTATCGGATGAAGCATGACTACTTCGCCTGCTGCAGTGCGCACTCATCGCGACCGCTGGACTGAGGCGTTCGACTGGATCTATGCCCTGACTATCCTGACGCGAGTGCTCGGGGCATCCGCGATCCTCCTGCTCGCCACGCAGCAGAGCGGCTACTGAGATTCGCCATCACTGACATGGCCGAGGATCGTCCAACCGGCCGAGAACCACAGGGTCAGCGCACAGCCGACACCCACCAGTGTGTATACGGCTGCTTGCGAAAGGCCCGCGGCTCGCGCGATGAGCCCGGCGACTCCCACCGCGGTGAGCACGGCGCCTGGAGCAGCGAGGCGGGGCTTGGCGAAGACACGGGCCAGCGGAAAGAAGTGCAGACCGACCACGATGGCGACCAGTGGCATGATCAGCCCGGGTTCTCCGCCGGCCCTGCAGGCTAGAACGATGACGGCGACGAGACTCCACTGCACGACGTTTATCAGCTTAAACTGCCGCGATGTGGCGGCCGAGGCGGCCGATGGATAATCGGGCCTCTCGATGGCTTGCTCGGACGTAGGCTTGCGCGACAACCGCACCAAGGTGAGTGCGATCGCCAGGCCGAGTGTGCCCGCCACACCTATGGCGGCGCCCCCGTAATGGCCCAGTCCGGCAAGCAGCCAGCCCAACCCGAAAAACGCGTAGAACGGAACCCCCGACCTAGTCACGGGCGCAAGTATGACAGCTGATACAGGTCGCTGTCGATTTCCATCGCAGTGCTCGTATGTGCGAAGTCTCGCGTGCGAACGAGGACCGGGTGGCGAACCCGGTCCTCGTTTTTCTAGCGCATGGTGCCAGTTCTACGGGATCTGGGCGAGGAGCGCGGAGTCGAGGACGAGATCCGCGTTCCAGTAGATGGCGTTCTCGTTCGTCGTCCAGTTCGAGTCGTTGTCCAGGTAGCACTTGGCCGGCGCGGTGCAGGACAGCAACGGGTTGTCGTCGCTGTTCGGGCCGTCGGCCAGGTAGCCGTTCGGTACACCGGGATGACCCTCATTGCTCCAGGCCGTCGAGTAGATCGTCGTGATGCTGTCCGCGCCGTCCCCGGTGACGAAGCTGAGATGCAGCGGGTTGACCCCGAGGATGTAGTTCATGCCGGACTGCAGGGCTCCGGCGACGCGCACGTCGCTGCTCAGATTGAGGCCGCCCAGGACGATCGTGCCCGCTGCCAGCACATGCATCGTGTTGAGCACCACGCCGTTGCTGCCCCAGTAATAGTCGTTGTCCTCCAGGGTGTTGTGCCACGGGCCCTGCTCCGAGCGTGCCAGCACGGCCTTACTCCATGCCTGGAAGTTGGTCGCGAACCAGGCTCTGGCCGTGGCGTCGGGGTGTGCTGCCCGCAGGTAGTCCAGGAAGGCGGTCTGGGCCATGTTGCCGACGCCGCCCGGGTCGTCTCTGGACCCGTCCCAGGCGCTCGCGAAATTCTGGTAGTTGTCAAGGAAATACGTGTTGTACTGCGCATCGCCGGTGGCCCGGTAGAGCGCTGCGGCGGCCCACAGGCGATCCGCCGAGTCATCGCTGACGGCGTACGGACCGGGAACCCCGCCGACACCGTCGGGGTTGGCGCTCAGGTAGTCCCAGCCGCGACGAGCCGCCGACAACAGGGTGGCGGCGTACGCGGGATCGAACTTCTTGAACGAGATGGAGGCCTCTGCGAGGGCCGCGGCGGCGCTGGCTGCGTCGTCGGTCGGCCGCACGTTGGTCTGCGAACCGTTGACGTCCTCGATGACACGCTGCGTGGTGTCCTTGTCGGGCGCCGCGGTGCTGGTGGGCTGGACCATGTGGTAGAAGCCGCCGCTGGCCTGGTCCTGCATCTTGAGGATGAAGTCGGTCTCCCACTTCACCTCGTCGAGGATGTCGGGGACGCCGTTTCCACTCTCCGGTATGTTGAGCTGGCCGTCCTTGAACTCGTTGGGAACGAGCTGATAAGCCCACGTCAGGTCGGAGACGGCGACGGCGCCGGAGTTGACGTATTTCCCGTAGTCGCCGGCGTCGTACCAGCCCTGCGAGACGTCTCTGGGCGGGTTCACCCCGGAGGCGAAGGGGGCGTTCGCGTCCTGCGGATCTCCCACCCCGCGCGTGTACACGCCCGCGTGCGCGGCGTCCAAAGCGATTCCCTGGCGCTGGTAGTAGAAGTAGCGCGAGGCGT
This genomic window from Actinospica robiniae DSM 44927 contains:
- a CDS encoding glycoside hydrolase family 9 protein, whose amino-acid sequence is MRRLYKRILRSSTATLMILSAALVMNGSRALADTPSSHPLKDLPVFSSTRYDEWAGAGSPLSIETASYNGNPALPVDTTQTYNGLPSLRVDVTSDGSSGYGWWSVTQADNNWETYSLVPYYANGALEFNVKGAVGGEAFTIGLGDRNNRRSPVQYNAPTVQSSHYVTVTSTWQHVRIPLADLIPAGSIFDLNQAYLLYFGSANNNAQEFWLNDVKFTSPDPQHSAPFIKVNQLGYGSLAAKDALVTGYADELDAVDGTPFQVKRSSDNAVVYNGKLKLADDYDSQSGERIFRADFSSLLRPGTYYLSVAAPGVADSLPFQIGDNVYQPLVTDASRYFYYQRQGIALDAAHAGVYTRGVGDPQDANAPFASGVNPPRDVSQGWYDAGDYGKYVNSGAVAVSDLTWAYQLVPNEFKDGQLNIPESGNGVPDILDEVKWETDFILKMQDQASGGFYHMVQPTSTAAPDKDTTQRVIEDVNGSQTNVRPTDDAASAAAALAEASISFKKFDPAYAATLLSAARRGWDYLSANPDGVGGVPGPYAVSDDSADRLWAAAALYRATGDAQYNTYFLDNYQNFASAWDGSRDDPGGVGNMAQTAFLDYLRAAHPDATARAWFATNFQAWSKAVLARSEQGPWHNTLEDNDYYWGSNGVVLNTMHVLAAGTIVLGGLNLSSDVRVAGALQSGMNYILGVNPLHLSFVTGDGADSITTIYSTAWSNEGHPGVPNGYLADGPNSDDNPLLSCTAPAKCYLDNDSNWTTNENAIYWNADLVLDSALLAQIP